From the Mangifera indica cultivar Alphonso chromosome 10, CATAS_Mindica_2.1, whole genome shotgun sequence genome, one window contains:
- the LOC123227002 gene encoding uncharacterized protein At5g41620-like, producing the protein MMLRQNNTNFLPGKIRKRACSPSPSSASSSIIQNYRFKRAILIGKRGGSSTPVPTWRLMRTPSSAAALRAVDLHSESGGGGKSKQQLQQPVSARKLAATLWEMNEMPSPKVKESGGGEFDERRLRREARARERERAAAARSLHSGSLPPHLSDPSHSPVSERMDRSGTGSRHRRGSSISQMLRLMEHNGRAVDSVSNASLMEIETRSRPQTPGGSTVGVKSRLKDVSNALTTSKELLKIINRMWGQEDRPSSSMSLVSALHAELERARLQVNQVIQEQRSDQNEINYLMKCFAEEKAAWKDKEQEVVEAAIESVAGELEVERKLRRRFESLNKKLGKELAETKASFLKAVKELDNEKRARVAIEHVCDELARDIGDDQAQVEELKRESAVVREEVEKEREMMQLANVLREERAQMKLSEAKHQLEDKNAAVDKLKSQLEAFMGTKKVKEKGRLSVNQPKPTNEEIAAYLSRTCFGSHQNEENENDGEVEDGVDCEEDSAESDLHSIELNMDNNNKSYKWAYPPGATCDQRLLPFDEDEIKGRKSTSGKAPRRSTSLQRSISDGVDWGIQAESFQNSGDDLQWGRLAEAEKQAQVYGDELNGFKSAKGLRDQLLSGSRLGPSRVYASPTRPSRDQGNMAQERPPIVPGSLVKSRLSESRGEGQNARKSRW; encoded by the exons ATGATGTTAAGACAAAACAACACTAATTTTCTTCCTGGGAAAATCCGAAAACGTGCCTGTTCACCTTCGCCTTCTTCGGCTTCGTCGTCAATTATTCAGAACTATCGGTTTAAGCGCGCGATTCTCATTGGGAAAAGGGGGGGATCCAGTACGCCGGTACCCACATGGAGGCTTATGCGGACGCCATCTTCCGCGGCCGCATTACGTGCGGTGGACTTGCACAGTGAAAGTGGCGGCGGCGGGAAAAGTAAGCAACAGTTGCAGCAGCCGGTTTCGGCGAGGAAATTGGCGGCTACTTTGTGGGAAATGAACGAGATGCCGTCACCAAAAGTTAAAGAGAGTGGTGGCGGTGAGTTTGATGAGAGGAGATTGAGAAGAGAGGCgagagcgagagagagagaaagggcgGCGGCGGCGAGATCTTTGCATTCGGGCTCTTTGCCTCCGCATTTGTCGGATCCTTCTCATAGTCCGGTTTCTGAG AGGATGGATCGATCTGGAACAGGAAGTCGGCACAGAAGAGGGTCGTCCATTTCACAAATGCTTAGGTTAATGGAACACAATGGAAGAGCTGTGGATTCTGTTAGCAATGCCAGTTTAATGGAG ATTGAGACAAGATCTCGACCCCAGACTCCTGGTGGCTCAACCGTTGGAGTTAAGAGCCGTTTGAAGGATGTTAGCAATGCCTTGACAACATCTAAAGAGCTACTCAAAATTATTAACCGCATGTGGGGTCAAGAAGATCGGCCATCTTCTAGCATGTCCCTTGTCTCAGCCTTACATGCCGAACTTGAGAGAGCGCGCTTGCAAGTCAATCAGGTTATCCAAGAACAGCGCTCAGACCAGAATGAGATCAACTATCTGATGAAGTGTTTTGCTGAAGAAAAGGCAGCATGGAAAGACAAAGAGCAGGAAGTGGTTGAGGCTGCCATTGAGTCCGTTGCAGGGGAACTTGAGGTTGAAAGGAAGTTGAGGAGACGGTTTGAAAGCTTGAATAAGAAGCTTGGCAAAGAGCTGGCTGAGACTAAAGCATCATTTCTTAAGGCAGTGAAAGAACTTGACAATGAGAAGAGAGCAAGAGTGGCTATTGAACATGTATGTGATGAGTTGGCCAGAGATATTGGTGATGATCAAGCTCAAGTAGAAGAACTCAAGAGAGAATCTGCTGTAGTTCGTGAAGAGGTTGAAAAGGAAAGGGAAATGATGCAGTTAGCTAATGTATTGCGCGAAGAGAGAGCACAAATGAAACTTTCAGAGGCTAAACATCAGCTCGAAGACAAAAATGCAGCTGTTGATAAACTGAAGAGTCAACTTGAAGCTTTTATGGGAACCaaaaaggtaaaagaaaaaGGGCGTCTTTCTGTTAATCAGCCAAAACCAACCAATGAGGAGATTGCAGCCTATTTAAGCAGAACCTGCTTTGGTTCGCATCAgaatgaagaaaatgagaatgaTGGAGAAGTAGAAGATGGAGTGGATTGTGAAGAAGACTCGGCTGAAAGTGATCTTCATTCCATCGAATTAAATATGGACAATAATAACAAGAGCTACAAGTGGGCTTATCCCCCTGGAGCTACTTGTGATCAAAGACTGCTTCcatttgatgaagatgaaatcaaGGGAAGGAAGTCTACCTCTGGCAAAGCACCTAGAAGAAGCACTTCATTGCAGCGGAGCATATCAGATGGAGTTGATTGGGGAATCCAAGCTGAAAGTTTCCAAAATTCAGGAGATGACTTACAGTGGGGAAGACTGGCTGAAGCAGAGAAGCAAGCACAAGTTTATGGAGATGAATTAAATGGGTTTAAGTCAGCAAAAGGTCTTAGGGACCAACTTTTGTCCGGTTCTAGATTAGGACCTTCCAGAGTATACGCTAGTCCAACACGCCCTTCACGAGATCAAGGCAACATGGCTCAAGAGCGACCCCCTATTGTGCCAGGGAGCCTCGTGAAATCAAGACTATCAGAGTCCAGAGGTGAGGGCCAGAATGCAAGGAAATCCAGATGGTGA
- the LOC123227003 gene encoding lysosomal Pro-X carboxypeptidase-like: MEVAFLLLLFSLFSLSSSEAKVIPRFPSKLSASDSANTNHQPFKTKYFTQILDHFNFNPQSYQTFQQKYLINDSFWGGATNNSPIFVYTGNEGDINWFAQNTGFMFDIAPHFKALLVFLEHGFYGKSIPFGGDKKIAYSNSSTLGYLSSTQALADYATLIIDLKKNLSATESPVVVFGGSYGGMLAAWFRLKYPHVAIGALASSAPILSFENIISPYSFNRIITRDFRSESENCYKVIKGSWQKIEEKARQHGGLEELRKSFRICKNYINVDALESWLSTAYIYTAMTDYPTPSNFLSPLPAYPVKQMCKAIDDRTAGNDMFAKLYGALNIYYNYSGSSTCFNLDDDSDPHGLGEWSWQTCTEMIMPVSGNDKESIFPASQWNYNDMVSLCNSLFGAHPRPNWITTQFGGHSIERVLKRFGSNIIFFNGLRDPWSGGGVLKNVSNTIIAIVAEEGAHHVDLRFSTSEDPKWLQDVRKTEVNIIANWISQYYYDLALL, translated from the exons ATGGAGGTCGCCTTTTTGCTTTTGctgttttctctcttttctttatccTCCTCAGAAGCCAAAGTAATTCCCAGGTTTCCTTCAAAGCTTTCAGCTTCTGATTCTGCAAATACAAATCATCAGcctttcaaaacaaaatacttCACTCAGATACTCGACCACTTTAATTTCAATCCCCAAAGTTACCAAACTTTCCAGCAAAAATACTTAATCAACGACTCCTTCTGGGGCGGCGCCACCAACAATTCTCCAATCTTTGTTTACACCGGCAATGAAGGAGACATTAACTGGTTCGCTCAGAACACTGGCTTCATGTTCGACATAGCTCCTCATTTTAAAGCCCTTCTTGTTTTTCTTGAG CACGGGTTTTATGGAAAATCTATTCCGTTTGGAGGTGATAAAAAGATTGCTTATAGCAATTCAAGCACGCTCGGATATTTAAGTTCGACACAGGCGTTGGCGGATTATGCAACTTTGATTATCGATTTGAAGAAGAATTTGTCTGCAACTGAGTCTCCTGTGGTGGTTTTTGGAGGTTCCTATGGAGGAA TGCTGGCAGCGTGGTTTAGGCTGAAATATCCTCATGTAGCCATTGGAGCATTGGCGTCTTCTGCTCCAATCCTCAGCTTCGAAAACATAATTTCCCCATATAGTTTCAATCGCATTATCACCAGAGACTTCAGG aGTGAAAGCGAAAATTGTTACAAAGTGATAAAAGGATCGTGGCAGAAGATTGAAGAGAAAGCAAGGCAACATGGAGGTCTTGAAGAACTCAGAAAATCTTTTAGAATATGCAA AAATTATATCAATGTTGATGCCCTGGAAAGTTGGCTTTCTACGGCTTATATTTACACAGCAATGACAGATTATCCAACACCTTCCAATTTTCTCAGCCCCTTGCCAGCTTATCCAGTAAAGcag ATGTGTAAAGCAATCGATGATCGGACGGCTGGAAATGACATGTTTGCCAAGTTGTACGGTGCACTGAACATATACTACAATTACAGTGGAAGTTCCACGTGTTTTAATCTGGACGATGATTCTGATCCTCACGGCCTTGGAGAATGGTCTTGGcag ACATGCACAGAGATGATAATGCCAGTAAGTGGAAACGACAAGGAGAGTATATTTCCAGCTTCTCAATGGAATTACAATGATATGGTCTCCCTCTGCAATTCTCTTTTTGGTGCTCACCCTAGACCCAACTGGATTACTACTCAATTTGGTGGCCAT AGTATTGAGAGGGTTTTGAAAAGATTTGGAAGCAATATCATCTTCTTTAATGGTTTAAGAGATCCTTGGAGTGGGGGAGG GGTGCTCAAGAATGTTTCCAACACCATAATTGCCATTGTTGCGGAAGAAG GAGCTCACCATGTGGATCTGAGATTTTCAACAAGTGAAGACCCAAAATGGCTTCAAGATGTGAGGAAAACAGAAGTGAACATCATCGCAAATTGGATCTCTCAATATTACTATGACTTAGCCCTTCTTTAg
- the LOC123226999 gene encoding protein trichome birefringence-like 8: MDLPPSNSNESIFERNFHSFSFILKSKFKHTLALFLLLSSSAVILIILGSFEIEPETVFRFSLWPQILPNNKKPLAGVCDYSYGRWVRDDYYRLQSYNENCPFLDPGFRCRQNGREDGEYLKWRWQPHGCDLPRFNAGDLLERIRNGRIVFAGDSIGRNQWQSFVCMLAQAVPNKSTIYEENGKPITKHKGFLSMRFYEYNMTVEYYRVPFLVVIGRPPQNSSQEVLRTIRVDELHWFSKKWIGADILIFNDGHWWNEDKTSKMGIYFQEGGKINMTMDVMEAFRRSLQTLKSWLIKNLDQERSHTFFRSYSPVHYRNGAWNKGGFCDRDRKPETITTRLGVEPLNNRFISNVIKQMKNKNRKVQLLNITYLTEFRSDGHPSSHREPGTPAGAPQDCSHWCLPGVPDTWNELLYAYLLSMEFRRK; encoded by the exons ATGGATCTTCCTCCCTCTAACTCGAATGAGTCCATATTTGAGAGGAACTTCCACTCTTTTTCCTTCATACTTAAGTCGAAATTTAAACATACTCTAGCCCTTTTTTTACTCTTAAGTTCGTCGgctgttattttaattatattaggcTCTTTTGAAATCGAGCCGGAGACTGTTTTTCGTTTTAGTTTGTGGCCTCAAATTTTaccaaacaataaaaaaccATTGGCAGGAGTTTGTGATTACTCATATGGGAGATGGGTTCGTGATGACTATTACCGTCTTCAATCGTACAACGAAAACTGCCCATTTCTGGATCCCGGTTTTAGATGCCGTCAGAATGGCCGGGAAGATGGAGAATACCTTAAATGGCGATGGCAACCACACGGCTGTGATCTTCCAAG ATTCAATGCAGGTGATCTTTTGGAACGGATCCGGAATGGTCGGATAGTGTTTGCCGGTGATTCAATTGGGAGAAACCAGTGGCAGTCCTTCGTGTGCATGCTTGCTCAAGCGGTTCCTAACAAGTCCACAATATATGAGGAAAATGGAAAACCCATAACTAAACACAAGGGCTTTCTCTCTATGCGTTTTTATGAATACAACATGACAGTTGAATATTACAGAGTACCTTTCCTCGTTGTCATCGGTCGCCCACCACAGAACTCGTCACAGGAAGTTCTAAGGACAATTAGAGTTGACGAGTTACATTGGTTTTCCAAAAAATGGATCGGAGCAGATATCCTAATATTCAACGATGGACATTGGTGGAATGAAGATAAAACTTCAAAGAT GGGCATCTATTTTCAGGAAGGAGGGAAGATAAATATGACCATGGATGTGATGGAAGCATTTCGAAGGTCTCTGCAAACCCTAAAGTCTTGGTTAATAAAGAACCTAGATCAAGAAAGAAGTCACACTTTCTTTAGAAGCTACTCTCCAGTACATTACAG GAATGGAGCATGGAATAAAGGAGGTTTTTGTGATAGAGACAGAAAACCAGAAACAATCACCACAAGACTTGGAGTTGAGCCCCTCAACAACCGTTTCATTTCAAACGTAATCAAGcagatgaaaaacaaaaacaggaaggtTCAGTTATTAAACATTACATATCTGACAGAGTTCAGGAGTGACGGACACCCCTCATCCCATCGTGAGCCAGGCACCCCTGCTGGTGCTCCCCAAGACTGCAGCCATTGGTGCCTACCTGGAGTGCCAGACACATGGAATGAGCTTCTCTATGCTTACCTATTATCCATGGAATTCAGAAGAAAGTGA
- the LOC123228162 gene encoding uncharacterized protein LOC123228162: MVLWSYPPTPKQLATTAVLFITGASLFGAGAYLSFLNIAPQQARAKARRDFIKDRLRKRLDD; encoded by the coding sequence ATGGTATTGTGGTCGTATCCGCCGACGCCGAAGCAATTAGCGACGACTGCCGTACTCTTCATCACTGGTGCTTCACTCTTTGGCGCCGGAGCTTACCTCTCATTCCTCAACATAGCTCCACAACAAGCTCGTGCCAAAGCTCGTAGAGACTTCATCAAAGATCGCCTTAGAAAGCGTCTAGATGACTAG